From a single Nakaseomyces glabratus chromosome F, complete sequence genomic region:
- the GON7 gene encoding chromatin DNA-binding EKC/KEOPS complex subunit GON7 (CAGL0F03487g~Protein of unknown function) has product MELCAEYVSPDQRRSFVAGPHGTTDGVTTGPSAYVLNAGQVDRDRPAEARSVAGKVTYLGQLRNQLTGLQDDINEYLTLRMEAAKSKKLKTADEQRIEKEINTLLDGGDDEE; this is encoded by the coding sequence ATGGAGCTGTGTGCAGAGTATGTGTCTCCCGACCAGCGGAGGAGTTTTGTTGCTGGTCCGCACGGGACCACTGATGGTGTTACCACTGGGCCCAGTGCGTATGTGCTGAATGCTGGGCAAGTTGACAGGGACAGACCTGCGGAGGCCAGGAGCGTGGCTGGGAAGGTTACCTATCTCGGGCAGCTGAGGAACCAGCTTACCGGGCTGCAGGACGATATCAACGAGTACTTGACGCTGCGGATGGAGGCTGCGAAGTcgaagaagctgaagacCGCGGATGAGCAGAGGATCGAGAAAGAGATAAACACACTGCTGGACGGAGGAGACGACGAGGAGTAA
- the DAP1 gene encoding Dap1p (CAGL0F03553g~Putative heme-binding protein involved in regulation of cytochrome P450, Erg11p; required for growth under iron starvation), whose product MSFLKNLLFGGVKTSEDPTGITDSGSGNAKASQDVNEPIVEGRFTPRTLSKFNGHDDEKIFIAIRGKVYDCTAGRQFYGPSGPYSNFAGHDASRGLALNSFEMEVVPDWDKPMDDLKDLTPQQIDSLNEWEQHFANKYPVVGTLEAEPGVNV is encoded by the coding sequence ATGTCcttcttgaagaatttaCTATTTGGTGGTGTCAAAACTAGCGAAGATCCCACCGGGATTACAGATAGTGGCAGTGGTAATGCCAAAGCGTCACAGGACGTAAACGAGCCGATTGTTGAAGGTAGGTTCACTCCCAGGACATTGTCTAAGTTTAACGGCcatgatgatgaaaagatCTTTATAGCTATTAGAGGAAAAGTGTATGATTGTACCGCTGGTCGTCAATTTTATGGCCCTAGTGGACCATACTCTAATTTTGCAGGTCATGATGCCTCTCGTGGTCTTGCGCTTAACTCTTTTGAAATGGAAGTAGTACCTGACTGGGATAAGCCAATGGATGATCTGAAAGATCTCACTCCTCAGCAGATTGATTCGCTGAATGAATGGGAACAGCACTTTGCCAATAAATATCCTGTTGTAGGAACTTTGGAAGCTGAGCCAGGTGTCAATGTTTAG
- the ZDS1 gene encoding Zds1p (CAGL0F03421g~Ortholog(s) have protein phosphatase inhibitor activity), with translation MGNQNSEVYIAAQSLDKELRSVKNLKRLSIGSMDLLMDPEMDMLPYNNGYRNSWSTQLEQGDKPLKSTRYSDPTHYNSKIVRQERLPFKQNQPQKSDKEQTQVENTKKQPGSPKSLTRRGAVNFSSRRPVDRSNHSKNSSKINDTLPDEVAQNLLWVRADQHPNVKPENYIELVQDALHNIQIDKTEEHDKENSDTLDKVSRYYNSNNKRSPNNTGLVRRPSLLRKSYTEFDEVKDSDIKEQSSTNNNVDSTPHNKKFTLKDITEELTRISNKAGLTNNDAVTLARTLSMASVAEEDETDDLQERPEAEDDYARQSRNNDDNYASTMLLPTDSLIKSEHSTLKRSKYTYHIRTQEDKDPTIPVSTESQHQDVIEASPGSINDIYDHYREPSGDWSSLIQVAPENENKKRTDTDIDSNTKIVQHSTEHVDLGSTGHSTSDKSDINKKEPAHRKKRNGWLWSSKTSEKVNVTSDKHENEDIVPESRFNHSKNRHEPLYNHKIEIANTLGTLPEKKNAIDKKISNIFRRKHHTRRANQENSLAGLKISQLQWRNNDHKEKAVEATNNTEENNGSEKVLAEAVEVRTHSSYTPQGNVHVKNEYQTNNVENTNVREIPTANNGIEKEIIPEVSKHQNHQQQKSTARPAHSSKFRITEKQTQGQDQGQDQGQAHGSDIGGVSLQPAVNVTSTKNQEIVIQNVTVTATPSQREEATDSSKTASKKPLYPPRKLTFADVKKKDKANAPIEFTDSAFGFPLPELTYSTVIMFDHRLPIHVERAIYRLSHLKLSNSKRALREQVLLSNFMYSYLNLVNHTLYMEQKS, from the coding sequence ATGggaaatcaaaattcaGAAGTATATATTGCTGCCCAGTCGCTAGACAAGGAACTACGTTCTGTAAAGAATTTGAAGCGGCTATCCATCGGGTCCATGGATCTACTCATGGACCCTGAGATGGATATGCTTCCTTATAATAATGGATACAGGAACTCGTGGTCCACACAATTAGAACAAGGGGATAAGCCACTGAAGAGTACCAGGTACAGTGATCCTACACATTACAACTCCAAAATTGTACGACAGGAGAGACTACCATTCAAGCAAAATCAACCACAGAAATCAGATAAGGAACAAACGCAAGTAGAAAATACTAAGAAGCAACCCGGATCACCTAAATCGTTAACACGACGTGGTGCTGTTAATTTTAGCTCCAGGAGACCTGTGGACAGATCCAATCACAGTAAAAACTCTagtaaaataaatgatACGCTGCCCGATGAGGTAGCACAGAATTTACTATGGGTTAGAGCTGACCAACACCCAAATGTTAAGCCAGAAAACTATATCGAGCTTGTACAGGATGCCTTACATAATATTCAGATAGACAAAACTGAAGAGCACGACAAGGAGAATAGTGACACTTTGGACAAGGTATCTAGGTACTACAATAGTAACAATAAGCGCTCTCCTAATAACACAGGCTTAGTACGAAGACCCTCTTTATTGCGGAAGTCATACACGGAGTTTGACGAGGTAAAAGATAGTGATATTAAAGAGCAGTCAAGCACTAACAATAATGTTGACAGTACGCCCCATAACAAAAAGTTTACATTAAAGGATATCACAGAGGAACTTACtagaatatcaaataagGCTGGTTTGACAAATAACGATGCGGTCACACTAGCCAGAACTTTAAGCATGGCCAGTGTAGCTGAAGAGGATGAAACCGATGATTTGCAAGAACGTCCAGAAGCTGAAGACGACTATGCTCGACAAAGCAGAAACAATGATGACAACTATGCGTCTACCATGCTTCTACCAACAGATAGTCTCATCAAATCCGAGCATTCTACTCTCAAAAGAAGCAAATACACTTACCATATCAGAACACAAGAGGATAAGGATCCTACCATCCCAGTGTCCACTGAGTCACAACATCAAGACGTAATCGAGGCTTCACCAGGATCAatcaatgatatatatgatCACTACCGCGAGCCAAGTGGAGATTGGAGCAGTCTGATTCAGGTTGCTCCAGAGAATGAGAATAAGAAGAGAACAGATACAGATATTGATTCAAATACAAAGATCGTCCAACATTCAACCGAACATGTTGATTTGGGGAGTACAGGTCATTCCACTAGCGACAAATCAGATATTAACAAAAAGGAACCTGCGcatagaaagaaaaggaacGGTTGGTTATGGTCAAGTAAAACCAGTGAGAAAGTGAACGTCACGTCTGACAAACACGAAAATGAAGATATAGTTCCGGAAAGCCGGTTCAACCACTCGAAAAACAGGCATGAACCGCTATACAACCATAAGATAGAGATTGCCAATACCTTAGGAACACTaccagaaaagaaaaacgCAATTGACAAGAAGATCAGCAATATTTTCCGCCGTAAACATCATACTCGCCGAGCTAACCAAGAGAATAGTCTTGCTGGATTAAAGATTAGTCAACTACAATGGCGAAACAACGATCACAAGGAAAAAGCTGTGGAGGCTACAAATAACACTGAGGAGAACAATGGAAGTGAAAAGGTTCTTGCGGAAGCAGTAGAGGTCAGAACACATTCCAGTTATACACCACAGGGAAATGTGCATGTAAAGAACGAATACCAGACAAACAATGTTGAAAACACCAATGTACGAGAAATACCTACTGCAAACAATGGAATAGAAAAGGAGATCATTCCTGAGGTCAGCAAACACCAAAATCATCAACAGCAAAAGTCTACCGCTAGACCTGCCCATAGCAGCAAGTTTAGAATAACAGAAAAGCAAACACAAGGCCAAGATCAAGGTCAAGATCAAGGTCAAGCTCATGGATCCGATATTGGTGGGGTCAGTTTGCAACCTGCAGTCAATGTAACCAGCACTAAAAATCAGGAGATAGTAATTCAAAATGTCACTGTCACGGccacaccatcacagagAGAAGAAGCAACAGACAGCAGTAAGACAGCCTCCAAGAAGCCACTCTACCCACCTAGGAAACTTACCTTTGCGGAtgtcaagaagaaagacaaAGCCAATGCCCCAATTGAGTTCACGGATAGTGCATTTGGGTTCCCATTACCTGAGCTAACATATTCCACTGTGATAATGTTCGACCATAGATTACCGATCCACGTAGAGAGAGCGATTTACAGATTATCCCATTTGAAATTGAGTAACTCCAAGAGAGCACTAAGGGAGCAAGTGCTTCTGAGTAACTTCATGTACTCATACTTGAATTTAGTGAACCATACATTGTACATGGAACAGAAAAGCTAg
- the BUL1 gene encoding ubiquitin-ubiquitin ligase BUL1 (CAGL0F03465g~Ortholog(s) have ubiquitin-ubiquitin ligase activity, role in ATP export, mitochondrion inheritance, protein monoubiquitination, protein polyubiquitination and plasma membrane, ubiquitin ligase complex localization) has translation MSHIGTPTKSGSGIMERERGRKKQQSPALSSPSSWLRSASTSSIRRLRREHPASGLNVSHTPLKNLSPVRRPASSSVERRPATVQPFSLTTPNSSASLSRMAASVPPNKPNLLKRNSESRVVDVLPSFEMYNTLHRHIPQGNVDPDRHDFPPTYQEIESQSSTFGRPNPAVNGDSSQVSYDIDRNQTLLADNDPIDSRALNNLQPLRTEHHNINSTLSGVHSRSSVDLINPIQDDLNDAKCVFVDKLYTLPKLSTPVEISIKITKHAPSPNQKPEEESILKEYTSGDLVHGYCTIENKSSQPLQFEMFYVTLEAYTSVIDKQKGKRTLKRFLRMVDLSASWSYSSIEVSSGIEIEYGGVDYDNSIIGLNNNRILEPGKKYKKFFMFKLPTQLLDVTCKQEHYAHCLLPPSFGIDKYRNNCKYSVIKVNHVLGCGHLGTKGSPILTYDMVDDHLSINYTIDARIVGKDQKTQKLNIMKEKEYNLRVIPFGFSSNLIGERKSMDQLNDLIRLIQERLDALKKVFKRLSKNEAILPGDILGTDISGTIDPSTKLDSEEIINRKMEQLTVKNRMEGAVSLPGFTPAYNPMAPRKKEEMVETEINYKLKNKSGSHLTKGLFSGFRAPSPTTPPGTNDKAEKSGLILVRAAVPRKGLSYWSPSLLRKTNKFDVKSPDDQTNWLSLLENLPEEEREPLKQLDISLTCIQSDNSAAHSPPGIQSVTTDFICVTAKSDNSIPIRFTAEMLMNSEKLQNLKSTFKTFQGTIKDYEKRFNENYMKLNELYNKENTSQTPRELKFTDFITNQINNDVDSLCNINVNCLVLNDVFKKQMHTLKSNAESSSANSSSPAISHSGSSSKLTKFTEQIIHQWEQTGSSQYERNVTVNLEYNPELRETIVPSFESCLCCRFYCVRVTIKFDNHVGSVNLDIPVSVRKIEA, from the coding sequence ATGTCGCATATAGGCACGCCTACCAAGAGCGGGAGTGGGATCATGGAGCGCGAGCGTGGACGGAAGAAGCAGCAGTCGCCGGCGCTGTCGTCACCCAGCTCGTGGCTCAGGAGTGCGTCTACGTCGAGTATACGGCGGTTGAGGCGGGAGCACCCTGCCTCTGGGCTGAACGTTTCTCACACGCCTCTGAAGAACTTGTCGCCGGTTAGAAGGCCGGCATCGAGCTCAGTGGAGAGGAGGCCGGCCACAGTGCAGCCTTTCTCTCTTACGACGCCGAACTCCTCGGCGTCTTTGTCGCGTATGGCGGCCAGTGTGCCTCCTAACAAGCCCAATTTGCTGAAACGGAACAGCGAGAGTCGGGTAGTGGATGTGTTGCCATCGTTCGAGATGTACAACACGCTCCATAGACATATACCACAGGGTAATGTCGACCCAGATAGACACGACTTCCCACCGACTTACCAGGAGATTGAGTCGCAGAGCTCCACTTTTGGCAGGCCTAACCCGGCGGTCAATGGTGACTCATCGCAAGTTTCTTACGACATCGACAGAAACCAGACGTTGCTGGCAGATAACGACCCTATCGACTCCAGAGCGCTGAATAACTTACAACCACTGAGAACAGAGCACCACAACATCAACTCGACTTTGTCGGGCGTTCATTCGAGAAGCAGCGTGGACTTGATCAACCCGATTCAGGACGATCTAAACGATGCAAAGTGCGTCTTTGTCGATAAGCTGTACACGTTGCCAAAACTATCGACGCCCGTTGAGATAAGTATTAAGATCACTAAGCATGCGCCATCCCCAAATCAGAAACCGGAAGAAGAGTCAATACTAAAGGAGTACACATCGGGGGACCTGGTGCACGGTTACTGCACCATAGAAAACAAGTCAAGCCAACCATTGCAGTTTGAGATGTTTTACGTCACTTTGGAAGCTTACACTTCAGTTATAGATAAGCAGAAAGGTAAGAGAACTCTAAAGAGATTTTTGAGAATGGTAGATCTAAGTGCAAGTTGGTCGTATTCGTCCATCGAAGTCAGCTCAGGTATTGAAATAGAATATGGTGGTGTAGATTACGATAATTCTATCATTGGGTTGAATAACAATAGAATCCTGGAACctggaaaaaaatataagaaaTTCTTCATGTTCAAGCTTCCCACACAGCTGCTCGATGTCACTTGTAAGCAAGAACACTATGCGCACTGCCTACTTCCTCCAAGTTTTGGTATCGATAAGTACCGTAACAATTGCAAGTATTCTGTTATTAAGGTAAACCATGTTCTAGGGTGTGGTCATTTGGGTACAAAGGGCTCTCCGATTTTAACATACGATATGGTTGATGATCATCTATCAATTAATTATACAATTGATGCAAGAATTGTAGGAAAGGATCAAAAGACTCAAAAACtaaatataatgaaggaaaaagaatacAATTTGAGAGTCATTCCATTTGGTTTTTCTTCTAATCTGATTGGTGAAAGAAAATCCATGGATCAATTAAACGATTTAATAAGGCTGATTCAAGAGAGATTAGATGCGTTAAAAAAAGTATTTAAAAGACTATCCAAAAATGAAGCCATTCTGCCTGGTGATATCTTAGGTACAGATATCAGTGGAACAATTGACCCATCCACAAAATTGGACTCCgaagaaataattaataGAAAAATGGAACAATTGACTGTAAAGAATCGTATGGAAGGTGCAGTATCGTTACCAGGTTTTACTCCAGCTTATAACCCAATGGCACctagaaagaaagaagaaatggtAGAAACAGAGATCAATTATAAATTGAAGAATAAGTCTGGCTCACATTTGACTAAGGGATTATTCTCAGGCTTCAGAGCACCATCaccgactacaccaccagGAACTAATGATAAAGCCGAGAAATCAGGTTTAATTTTAGTTAGAGCCGCTGTGCCAAGAAAAGGTCTAAGCTATTGGTCGCCATCTTTGCTTAGAAAGACAAATAAGTTTGACGTTAAAAGTCCAGATGATCAGACAAACTGGTTATCACTTCTAGAAAATTTgccagaagaagaaagagagcCTCTAAAGCAGTTAGACATATCACTAACGTGTATTCAGTCGGACAATAGTGCGGCACATAGCCCACCAGGTATACAGTCTGTTACGACTGATTTTATCTGTGTCACAGCTAAATCTGATAATTCTATTCCTATCAGATTTACAGCAGAAATGTTAATGAACTCAGAGAAGCTTCAAAACCTAAAGTCCACATTCAAGACATTCCAGGGTACTATCAAAGACTATGAAAAGCGCTTTAATGAAAATTACATGAAGCTGAATGAGTTATATAACAAAGAGAACACTTCACAGACTCCCAGAGAGCTTAAATTCACAGATTTTATTACTAATCAAATTAACAATGATGTTGACAGTTTGTGCAACATTAACGTCAATTGCCTGGTGCTAAATGATGTTTTCAAGAAACAGATGCATACATTGAAATCTAACGCAGAATCCAGTTCTGCAAATTCATCCTCACCTGCTATTTCACATTCAGGTTCTAGCAGCAAGCTAACTAAGTTTACAGAGCAGATTATACATCAATGGGAACAGACCGGATCTTCCCAATACGAAAGAAATGTTACTGTCAACTTGGAATATAATCCAGAACTGAGAGAAACAATAGTTCCGAGTTTCGAAAGTTGTCTGTGTTGTAGATTTTACTGTGTACGTGTTACTatcaaatttgataatCACGTTGGATCAGTTAACCTTGACATTCCTGTGTCCGTGAGAAAGATAGAGGCATGA
- the MEX67 gene encoding Mex67p (CAGL0F03531g~Ortholog(s) have mRNA binding activity and role in poly(A)+ mRNA export from nucleus, ribosomal large subunit export from nucleus, ribosomal small subunit export from nucleus) — translation MMMAHNVNNINTMAQQQMNDNRVRVSVRGWQKGTVQDLLNFVSKNTRISIQDANVEGPLLIGYVNTRDDANRLLKWNGARFAGSSLKFEILDQGGSTSNTVVFLRSCLFKRYDAQNKMLNLSALHSDPELVSKGLFSSLSTQSKLFAAMLKLASKEPQLIVESVNLSDNQFKDVTAVTTLAQTFPKLKNLCLANNQISKFRSLEIWKNKFRELRELLMTNNPIVNENLYRTEMIRLFPKLVILDNVVVRDTAKLDSIYNLPVKIQQFFFESNDLGPSSTDFVTNFLNVWDGDRSQLLGLYTPQSQFSISVDSTIPPTTVRDADTAPSFGHYLSQSRNICKLSSDKSIKQRLAMGPEAINELFKTIPKTKHHLQDRAHDYSMEALAFPALNGFVITLHGFFEETGKPESDKKGNQTNSKHRRYNHGHSAPSSFKLGTKSFDRTWIIIPMNNTVIVASDMLTIRAYSCGAWIPDEQITPPVNSNVGQTPPPVNNGQPPVISSVNATPLGVHHMPQQPQQPIQLAPTLQLPPDVQMNMNNIQLELLNKLHLETKLNAEYTYMLAEQSGWNYENAVKSFQSSVNNIPREAFVPF, via the coding sequence ATGATGATGGCTCACAATGTAAACAATATAAACACCATGGCCCAGCAGCAAATGAATGATAATAGGGTCAGGGTTTCTGTGAGAGGGTGGCAGAAGGGTACTGTACAGGATCTACTGAATTTTGTGAGTAAAAATACACGTATATCAATCCAGGACGCTAACGTGGAAGGCCCGCTGCTCATAGGGTATGTGAATACGCGAGACGATGCCAACAGGCTGTTGAAATGGAATGGTGCCAGGTTCGCGGGCAGCAGTTTGAAGTTTGAAATCCTCGATCAAGGCGGGTCTACTTCCAATACGGTGGTATTTCTAAGAAGCTGCCTGTTCAAGAGATATGACGCACAGAACAAAATGCTAAACTTGAGTGCACTACATTCCGATCCCGAACTTGTCTCTAAGGGtctattttcttctctatCCACACAATCCAAGCTATTTGCAGCCATGTTGAAACTGGCTTCGAAGGAACCACAACTTATAGTCGAAAGTGTAAATTTGTCTGATAATCAATTCAAAGATGTTACCGCTGTAACGACACTAGCACAAACATTTCCTAAGCTGAAAAACCTATGTCTCGCCAACAACCAGATATCCAAATTTAGATCGTTGGAAATATGGAAGAACAAATTCAGAGAGCTAAGAGAACTTTTAATGACCAACAATCCTATTGTCAATGAGAATTTATACAGAACTGAAATGATAAGGCTCTTCCCAAAACTGGTCATCCTAGATAATGTGGTTGTGAGAGATACCGCCAAATTAGATTCAATTTACAATTTACCAGTGAAAATTCAGCAATTCTTCTTCGAGAGCAATGACTTGGGTCCATCATCCACAGATTTTGTGacaaatttcttgaatgTATGGGATGGGGATAGAAGCCAATTGCTTGGCTTATACACTCCTCAATCACAGTTTTCTATTTCCGTCGATTCAACCATTCCTCCAACTACGGTTAGGGATGCCGATACTGCGCCATCTTTTGGCCATTATCTATCGCAGTCACGTAATATTTGTAAGCTTTCCAGCGATAAATCAATCAAACAAAGATTAGCTATGGGACCAGAAGCTATAAATGAGCTATTTAAAACAATACCAAAGACCAAGCACCATCTCCAGGACAGAGCACATGATTATTCCATGGAAGCCCTTGCATTCCCTGCTCTAAATGGTTTTGTCATCACACTACATGGcttttttgaagaaactggTAAACCTGAGAGTGATAAAAAGGGAAATCAAACCAATTCCAAACATAGACGTTACAACCATGGTCATAGTGCGCCAAGTTCCTTCAAACTGGGAACAAAATCATTTGATAGAACATGGATTATTATTCCAATGAACAATACAGTAATTGTTGCATCTGATATGCTGACAATAAGAGCATACTCTTGCGGAGCCTGGATTCCAGACGAACAGATAACTCCTCCAGTAAATAGCAATGTGGGTCAAACTCCTCCACCCGTCAATAATGGTCAACCTCCAGTCATATCTTCTGTGAACGCCACACCTTTAGGAGTACATCATATGCCTCAACAGCCTCAACAGCCAATCCAGCTTGCTCCAACGTTACAATTACCTCCTGATGTCCAGATGAATATGAACAACATACAACTAGAACTACTCAACAAGCTACACCTAGAAACTAAATTGAACGCCGAATATACTTACATGTTGGCCGAACAGAGTGGTTGGAATTATGAAAATGCTGTGAAGAGCTTCCAAAGCAGTGTCAATAACATCCCAAGGGAAGCATTTGTtcctttttga
- the RCE1 gene encoding CAAX prenyl protease (CAGL0F03443g~Ortholog(s) have metalloendopeptidase activity, role in CAAX-box protein processing, peptide mating pheromone maturation involved in conjugation with cellular fusion and integral component of endoplasmic reticulum membrane localization), whose amino-acid sequence MNWLVFCINIGISLSYVAVLYITSKGIENYPARRDDPRVIKRRLKNVLMVSILNTAIVPLLHSIIVPQLSYKEAFLNIGIIPGYHQHGSSQIKLYIGTILKNLCLVMLLYIGPLTDMVLYYISNKESSILSAFREEFMNIWGLRNYIFAPITEELFYTSLLLNTYLTLEPRKPKLTTLLWQPSLFFSIAHIHHAYEATLVGNFSTTSIIINTLFQMAYTGIFGAFTNFVFLRTGGNLWSCILLHSFCNVMGFPSGSELYEYFTVIKTPKSLKLQHLLSIWNKVYYILLFMGILFFKDGLWRLTSCPEHNLIH is encoded by the coding sequence ATGAATTGGCTTGTGTTTTGTATCAACATTGGAATCTCTCTATCATACGTGGCTGTGCTTTATATTACATCGAAAGGCATTGAGAACTACCCAGCCCGCCGCGATGACCCTAGAGTAATTAAGAGAAGATTAAAGAATGTACTTATGGTATCGATCCTCAATACTGCCATAGtacctcttcttcattcaaTTATTGTACCTCAATTGAGTTATAAGGAAGCATTTTTGAATATCGGTATTATTCCAGGCTATCATCAGCATGGTTCCAGCCAGATTAAGCTATATATTGGAACAATACTGAAGAATCTATGCCTTGTGATGCTATTATATATTGGCCCCTTGACCGACATGGTTTTATACTACATTTCAAACAAGGAATCCTCCATTTTAAGTGCATTTAGGGAGGAATTTATGAACATATGGGGACTGAGAAATTACATATTTGCACCAATAACTGAGGAACTGTTTTACACATCGCTATTATTAAACACCTATCTAACTTTGGAGCCCCGCAAACCAAAATTAACCACATTACTCTGGCAACCGTCCCTATTCTTCAGCATCGCACATATCCATCACGCTTACGAGGCCACATTAGTTGGAAACTTCAGTACCACATcaattataataaatacCTTGTTCCAGATGGCATACACTGGTATATTTGGTGCATTTACAAACTTCGTTTTCTTGAGAACAGGCGGTAATCTATGGAGTTGTATATTATTGCACTCGTTCTGCAATGTGATGGGCTTCCCCAGCGGATCAGAACTGTATGAGTACTTTACCGTCATTAAAACCCCCAAATCACTAAAACTACAACATCTACTAAGCATATGGAATAAagtatattatatattgttATTCATGGGAATACTATTCTTCAAGGACGGACTATGGAGACTCACCAGCTGTCCAGAACATAATCTAATTCATTAG